Proteins encoded together in one Kitasatospora albolonga window:
- a CDS encoding bacteriocin: protein MNNLHRELAPVTPAAWDEIEEEARRTFRRHVAGRRVVDVSDPDGPTLAAVGDGHLRDIDPPAPDVLARARTSMPVIEWRVPFTVTRQAVDDVERGSADSDWQPVKDAARTCAFAEDMAIIDGYAAAGITGLRDGSSHDPLPLPADARDYPVAVSQAVTRLRLAGVDGPYRLLLGADAFTEAAETSDHGYPVKTHLSRIVDDEILWAPAVRGGVLLSTRGGDFELCLGQDLSIGYADHDATSVHLYFQQAFTFRMLTPEAVVGLIA, encoded by the coding sequence ATGAACAATCTGCACCGCGAACTCGCACCGGTCACCCCCGCCGCCTGGGACGAGATCGAGGAGGAGGCCCGGCGTACGTTCCGCCGCCATGTGGCCGGCCGCCGTGTCGTCGACGTCTCCGATCCGGACGGCCCGACGCTGGCAGCGGTCGGTGACGGCCATCTGCGCGACATCGACCCGCCCGCTCCGGACGTCCTGGCCCGGGCCCGTACGTCGATGCCGGTCATCGAGTGGCGGGTGCCGTTCACCGTGACCCGGCAGGCCGTGGACGACGTGGAGCGTGGCTCCGCCGACAGCGACTGGCAGCCCGTCAAGGACGCGGCGCGCACCTGTGCGTTCGCGGAGGACATGGCGATCATCGACGGGTACGCGGCGGCCGGGATCACCGGTCTGCGGGACGGCTCCTCGCACGACCCGCTGCCGCTGCCCGCCGACGCGCGGGACTACCCGGTGGCGGTGAGCCAGGCGGTGACGCGGCTGCGGCTGGCCGGGGTCGACGGACCGTACCGGCTGCTGCTCGGCGCGGACGCGTTCACCGAGGCCGCCGAGACGTCCGACCACGGGTATCCGGTGAAGACGCATCTGAGCCGTATCGTGGACGACGAGATCCTGTGGGCGCCCGCCGTGAGGGGCGGGGTGCTGCTCTCCACCCGGGGCGGCGACTTCGAACTCTGCCTGGGCCAGGATCTGTCGATCGGGTACGCGGACCACGACGCCACCAGCGTCCACCTCTACTTCCAGCAGGCGTTCACCTTCCGGATGCTGACACCGGAGGCGGTGGTCGGGCTCATCGCCTGA
- a CDS encoding peroxidase, with the protein MPDAVPDPVSVQPVVAPLTNAALFLVGTIEPGGEEAVREVLPDLAAVARSLGFRYPDAGLACVTGFGSTAWDRLFGGPRPARLHPFPELRGPLHHAPATPGDVLLHIRAERMDVCFAWAAQLLDKLGGALRIVDETHGFRYLDHRDLLGFVDGTENPVGDDARAAALVGADDDPEFEGGSYVVVQKYLHDLTSWNALSVEEQERVIGRTKLDDVEFPDEEKPADSHLALNTITDPDGTERDILRANMPFGNFGQGEFGTYFIGYAADPDVTERMLRNMFLGDPPGTHDRILDFSTAVTGGLFFAPRADFLDAPPPPPARARPGDRPEPVPVPVRQKPLATGSDHGSLRIGSLQESAQ; encoded by the coding sequence ATGCCCGACGCCGTCCCCGACCCCGTCTCGGTCCAGCCCGTCGTGGCTCCGCTGACGAACGCGGCGCTCTTCCTCGTCGGCACGATCGAGCCGGGCGGGGAGGAAGCCGTACGGGAGGTGCTGCCGGATCTGGCGGCCGTGGCCCGTTCTCTCGGTTTCCGCTACCCGGACGCCGGTCTGGCCTGTGTGACGGGGTTCGGCTCCACCGCCTGGGACCGGCTGTTCGGCGGGCCGCGCCCCGCCCGCCTCCACCCGTTCCCGGAGCTGCGCGGCCCGCTCCACCACGCCCCGGCGACCCCGGGCGACGTGCTGCTGCACATCCGGGCCGAGCGGATGGACGTCTGCTTCGCGTGGGCGGCGCAGCTGCTCGACAAGCTCGGCGGGGCGCTGCGGATCGTGGACGAGACACACGGCTTCCGCTATCTCGACCACCGGGACCTGCTCGGTTTCGTGGACGGTACGGAGAACCCGGTGGGCGACGACGCCCGTGCGGCCGCGCTCGTCGGGGCGGACGACGACCCGGAGTTCGAGGGCGGCAGCTATGTCGTCGTACAGAAGTACCTGCACGACCTGACCTCGTGGAACGCGCTCTCCGTGGAGGAGCAGGAGCGGGTCATCGGCCGCACCAAGCTCGACGACGTGGAGTTCCCGGACGAGGAGAAGCCCGCCGACTCCCACCTCGCGCTCAACACGATCACCGACCCGGACGGCACCGAACGCGACATCCTGCGGGCGAACATGCCGTTCGGGAACTTCGGGCAGGGCGAGTTCGGCACGTACTTCATCGGGTACGCGGCCGACCCCGACGTCACCGAGCGCATGCTCCGCAATATGTTCCTCGGCGATCCGCCCGGCACGCACGACCGCATCCTCGACTTCTCCACGGCGGTCACCGGGGGCCTCTTCTTCGCGCCCCGCGCCGACTTCCTCGACGCCCCACCGCCCCCGCCCGCCCGCGCCCGCCCGGGTGACCGGCCGGAACCGGTGCCCGTACCGGTCCGGCAGAAGCCCCTCGCGACCGGATCGGACCACGGTTCGCTGCGCATCGGCAGCCTGCAAGAAAGCGCCCAGTGA